Genomic window (Vigna unguiculata cultivar IT97K-499-35 chromosome 10, ASM411807v1, whole genome shotgun sequence):
GTTGGAGATTcttattttgtgattttagCATTACCGCAAGTGATTTTCATTAACCCCACTATTTCCTGATTGGGGTTGGTAAAGGAAGGTGATATCAACACCAAGCTCAAAACGAAAGTTAACTCTGATTGATTTGATATGAAATTGTTGTCATGTTTTCTTGCTATTCTAGAACATTGAATTAATATGGATAAGCCAATTACCAAATTATTTATCCAAGATTAACTTTGCTACAGACACCAACCTTGTCCCTAGAACTATGCTATTGTCTTGTTTTGTTGTTGGTAATTTTTCTCTGTTCTTTTTAGGTGTTGTTGGCCATGAATGACCGAGAAGTTTCAAGCTCATAAACCTTTCCCTGAATAACTTTCTATTGGTATATTCTAATAAATTGGAAGATAAAGTCACTAAAATGGACCATATCAGTCAGCAGACACCCACCTTGTCCTTAACTGGTTAGTTAAGTTCTTGGCTATCTCCAACCTACTTCAGGACAAGCttttagtcatttattttctttactttattcTCCACACGCAAAATGAAAGTGGCTTAAAAAATTACAAGGAAATACAAAACCAGGTACTTAGCAGAATGAATCTATATCCATTGCCACAGTTTTGGAAAAATTTAATACACAACACACAAGTTCTATAAAAAACAACCACTTGTCAACATGTGATAGAAGTCAACGGATCAAGTCTAAAAATAATTTGGCGCATTTCACTTTCAAAATCACtagtttttcaaatgaatttGGATGTAAGAAGATGGAAATCTCAGAACCAGATGATAGAGTTCAATTATGTTCTTTAATCTTCATTTTGCTTCAAGTGTAAGGCACCATTTGAAAGGCCACACTTTTCAATTACAACGTGGAAATTTCAGAACAACGCTTCAATTTTAACTTGCTTCACACCTAAGGCTCAACGAGAACGGCCAAATTTGTCACGGTATAAGGTAGAAAACTTGGAAAAATCTCCATAAACTGTGAAATatgtgttaaatttaaataggcTGCCAAAGGTGTGTGTATGTACATGTAATTAGAATAATTTAAAGAAGTACGTGAACGAATTTAGGCACATGTAACATCAGTGACCAGTACTCAATAAAACATGTTGGAATTTCtagaaagaaaatatcaaaatcaaactacacaccaaaaaaaaaatgaaaaaactgaGATGTATATCGTACattatttctctttctctttctcctccTATGATGTTTTTGTTTGTATAACAAAACATCGAAGTCCTTAGATTTTTACATCAGGCTCTCGGATTAAGTACTGTCACTTGAAATTTTTCAGCAACATATTGTTCCCGGAGCCATTTCATGTTCGAAAAATTATCTACACGTTGTTCAAAATGAGAATTTTATGGTAAATAATACAAGGAATTTAACCTGAATTTTTAATCTCCCTATCTATAGCTACGAAGAATTGAAGATGATGAATCATGCAAAACTGGTATCCATGACCGTATCTTCACTGTGCTTCTTTGGGAGAGTAAAGATTTGTGCCAAGAGTTTTGTACAGAGCAGTGTCAGAATAAACAGGTTGAGACCTCAAGGGCTTAACTCGGCGTTTGTGGCGACGACTTCTTCGTTGCCGGTGGTgacccttttcttttttctctgccttttcttcttctttgggtTTTAACTCCTCAATTTGGTTGATCTCAACAACATGGTCATTTTCTGTTACTTTTTCATTCACTTTGGGTATGTCTTTGTCTTCCTCATTGGGCACCACATAGACAAAAGGGCCAACTGGGATGTCTTTCAGTTTCAAGAGAGGCTCTAAGGTTCGAACCACTGTTCTCATGGTGGGCCTACCCTTTGCATGGTGGCTCAGACATTGGTAAGCCAAAGCTGCAAACTTTTTAGCCCCTTCAATTGAGTATTGATCCTCAAGTCTTGGGTCCATTATTCTCTCCAGTTTGTAGGAATCTTTCAACAGAGGCCTTGCCCATTCCACCAAATCCTGCTCTCTGCTGGGTCGTTTTTTGTCCACGGATTTCTTTCCTGTGAGGAGTTCTAACAGTACAACTCCAAAGCTATATACATCACTCATGGTCGTCAAATGGCctaatgaagaagaaaaaagggtGTTAGTATAATCAATAAATGAAGGTTTTGATTTGATCAAGGTTTTGAAAAAAAGTCTTTGACTGTGATTGTGATTCCGGTCGCAACATGTCAGTTTTTGAAGTCAATGCGACCGAAATTAGGCTGCATCATCTTCCATGAAGGACTGATGAAATCAAAATCGTGATCATGACCGTGATTGGTTTTGATGGATGGAATTAAAGGGGTTGGCTTGAGATTGGTTTTGTGTAATACCTGTCATGATGTACTCAGGGGCTGCATAACCTTGCGTGCCCATAACACGAGTTGTAATGTGTGTTTGATCTTTTTCTGGCCCATCTATTGCTAAACCAAAATCTGAGAGCTTGGCATTGTAATCCTGAAGAAAAGGAGTTTACACATGTCAATTTTGTGTAAATTTGAATCGGTTGAAAGATTGTGATGTTCTTAGACTGAGCGAACAAAAGGGGCAGAGAGAACTTACAGCGTCGAGTAGAATGTTTGAGGACTTGAAATCTCTGTATATgactggtttttcttcttcatgaAGAAACATAAGTCCCTTAGCTGCCCCAAGTGCTATTTTGATTCTTGTTAGCCATGGCAAGGCTGCTACATAACCTGCATTTTAAGAGGGTAACCATTTTTGTAAGAAATCATAGAAAATGctttaacttttttgttttgtcttgTTTCGCTTTCTTCTCCCTCTTTGAAAGGGTATGTATGCAAGTACCTTTGAAAAGTTTTTCCTCCAGATTTCCCCTCTCCATGTATTCATACACAAGAAGCCTGTGTTCATCTTCGCAGCAATAGCCAATTAAGTTAACCAGATGGCGATGCTTCAACTGCCCCAGAAAGATTACTTCAGcctacaaaaaacaaaaagaattagtCAAATTTGTTAAAGACAGAGGAATCGAAAATTGAAGAATTAGAAATTAGCAAATAGCAAATTCTTACCAACCACTCTCTGTGGCCTTGTTTTCCATCCAAGTTTAAGGCTTTAACTGCCACAACCTGAGCTTTCAACCCACGCTTAAAACTGTCATCGATAAACCCTTTATACACTTTCCCAAACCCACCTTCCCCAAGAATGTTGGATTTGTTAAAGCTGTTTGTGATCTCCTTGAGCTCCTGGTAGGTGAAAATACGCAGATTTGATCCCACCAGAGAATTGGACAAATCACTCATGATAGAGAGTGATGAATAATCGCTGAGGCTTAAATCAGAGAGGAAGATTCTACTTGATGAAGACTTTTTCGAAACTATGTTTGGAGCATCCAAAGGTGGTTGGTTCTTGGCCTTGAAACAACCTAGTATTAAGGATCTCCATTGAAGCCTCTTTGaaggcatttttttttttgtattaagcTATGTTTGCCGGCTAAAGTGTGTTTTTGTTACCCTTTTCGAGAACTGCAAAATTATGTTAGATTGTTCTGCTTTTATAGGTGTCACAAGACAAAGGCATAAAGGTTCTGAGGTAATTTTTTAGACTTTGCTAAAGCATTTGATTTCATTAtccttgtgtttttgtttttttttctcccgTGTAGGCCAGGGTAATCGATATAATCTATTTCATGTCACTTGATGCAGGACTttgtgttatatattattagaaaataatagcTATAGTATGTGGCTACCTTTGTAAAGTAATGTAAATGGTTTTAAGGTTTTGTTGTGGTTGGTTTTTCTCCCGTGTgctaaaaagtatatatatctAAGTGAGGCCATGTGATTGAAATTGGAAATAGTTAATTGATTCAATTCCATTGCTGAAAATAACACCTCCTAAGAAGCTTCTTCCACAAGAACCCTGATGGCTTGTTTCTTCATCAAATCAACAGTAAGCAAACAAAGCAAATTCTAGATACCGTGGAACACGAGGCTTTACTCTTTACTCGTCAACCTTCATTCTTCGTTACTTGCCATGgcttcaaattttatttaggtcaaaaatattgattataagGAACTACTGGTTCAATGTTTCTCAAACTAATCTTGTAGCAATGTGAGTGTTGTGACACATCTGAATATatccattttaatatttttttagcatAAAAAAGCAACACTGTATACAACTATCTCTCTTTCTCTTACTTTTtcgtattttatatatgtacaaATTACGAGGAACTTAACAAAATAGAGAAGGGGCCACACTTTGTTGGAGAATCATTTCCCTAACATTAGACACTCTAGAAGCTTAGTGAAATTCAGATATTACATagtaaaaaacatgaaattgatataaaatttggaTTATAGGTAAAGAAGGATTAATTGAGTgcaacttataataaaatattggcTTAATTACGCCTTTTATCTTAATCTTGATTGAAAAGTTGTAAGTAGGTttccacttttttctttttcaataaatcttaatttttaaaaaattgacccAATTAGATTTTGTTACAAACACTAAAatcttgtttttaaatttttaaatattatttttttttttgcaaaatttgttgttttttacaTGTTAAGTTTTGTAGTGTAACATATGGTACTATCAATGTCATGTAGTCTCACGTGCCACTATCAATCCCAAATGTGATTGACTTGTATTTTATTCGATCcttatatatctataacaatatataaatatataaagggaattcttctttttgtgtccatttttcaaaataccgattttaccctttaaaaatatataaagggaattcttatttttgtgtccatttttcaaaataccgattttaccctttaaatataataatttattaaatttttaaaaattgactgttacttttacaaactttttataaaattggatGTTTTTCtgcttctttatttatcaatggttattcttttaataaatataattttaatttatatattaacttaataacattataatattatcacctactaatataatatcacgcatatttaaaaaatcatacacacaggcgcgatagcgcctgtatTACGCTagtatcttttaattttaatttggtcccaaatattttttttaaaaatgaaataatattgtttttttctaaatatcatatttattacttttataaatattacattgttattattaattcatattcttttataaaattaaaattaattaatttaaaaagaatctaataatataattagagtttgttaaaaataatttcaaaaatatttaataaacaaagtcaaattcaatataaatatcaatatatatttttcatgtgttcAGGAAACTATTTTAATACATCTAGcctaaattaaatttacatttataaattcaaatttatgtattttttttttcaaattttggcaGTTTAAGACCTAAAAATACATtactatttagaaaaaataaaatgacttaATTTTGTCGTTTGTCGAAAATCTTTTGACccaatatgaaaatataaaatgacccAATTTTGTATTGAAGAAATCTACTAATGAAACAAACACactatataatgaaaatataacataaatacgAGTTTATGATTATGTGAAGAAAGATGTCCACCGGTGGCTCAATTAAGAGAAACAAATTTAAGGgtaccaaattaaattttttatttataactttttttttaaataaatacatataatggtagaattaaaaaaatatgactattattcgttattatatcatattattatatcatgatactaACCATGAATATCATTTCAGATAAGCTTTTTGTAtctcattaatttaatttgatgaaaTTTGTATCATGAAGACGTTTTTTTCCGGATCgtgttctaatgaatttttaaattcattatataaaactttagaaactttagagatttgattttcattgtcttgaattcttggttctcatgaaaagtTTAGTTaacatatatgtatttttttcatctttatcacaaatctccttctttaaaaaaagaatcatttcttttactctttatctcATCTcaactatttagaaaaaaataaaatttatattcagaaatcacaattatcacaatgcaagacataacaaaatttataccattttaattaaataagcaacaaagtataaattcaaaacttagaaaaaaaaatttatcatagacagcagaaaacacaaaattcctaaatttcataattaagggttataataatttaggaaaaagtataattagggttcataccaattttatagaagaatccctaaaatcataattaagttTATACTAAGTtgagataaacttaatttggagaaacatcctaaaaagattCATAAATCTATACATAactcataataagatactaaacTTGATGtgtgagagatcatgcaatAATTACTTCAATCTcaattagagatggcaaataaacctgtgcccgtgggtatcacccgaacccgtccccgttttgacggggaatccccgctttgactgggtatgggtatgggtatgggtatgggtaatacccgaaattttcaactggggatggggatggggatggggatatatatatacccgcccaaatacccgtccccgcttaaattactaaactatttataatttattaaataatctaaaaaatatatataaataaataatatatttacacataaaatataatataatataatatagtatatatacatataaataaaatatacttttatttatatatatatatatatatttacacatatacatgtaatataatataatataatataatataatatacatataatatatatacataataatataatataatatatataatatatacgtataaaacaaattaatcatttaactagtgaaatcttttataaacaaatttataacattacaaatttataaaaatttaaaagaaatatatatatatatatatatatatatatatatataaaagtataaaatatctacgcatatacatataatatatacataataatataatatatattattatatttatattattatataatataatataatatatacttaaaataaatatatatctataaatatatatatatatatatatatatataaacataagatatccacacatataatatatatacatagtaataataatataatatataatataatataatatatataaataattatatatatatatataaacataagatatccacacatataatatatatatatatatatatacatagtaatataatatataatataatataatataatataatatatatatatatatatatataacatatttctcattctctttgttttttgttatacactttgtttactctctcaattgtctggtttgtttttcaagatttaattttgaaggtaatttttcttcttcttattacataatttttactctctgtacatggttatgttcaaataggtgttcctcaatttcattctatgaaataatttttaggttacacatttgattatctttatttatttatttattttcatgaaaatgtttgactcttattttgtagctcttctttttgttactttggttatacactgttttactctcttttaattgtttggcttgt
Coding sequences:
- the LOC114165864 gene encoding putative receptor-like protein kinase At1g72540, producing the protein MPSKRLQWRSLILGCFKAKNQPPLDAPNIVSKKSSSSRIFLSDLSLSDYSSLSIMSDLSNSLVGSNLRIFTYQELKEITNSFNKSNILGEGGFGKVYKGFIDDSFKRGLKAQVVAVKALNLDGKQGHREWLAEVIFLGQLKHRHLVNLIGYCCEDEHRLLVYEYMERGNLEEKLFKGYVAALPWLTRIKIALGAAKGLMFLHEEEKPVIYRDFKSSNILLDADYNAKLSDFGLAIDGPEKDQTHITTRVMGTQGYAAPEYIMTGHLTTMSDVYSFGVVLLELLTGKKSVDKKRPSREQDLVEWARPLLKDSYKLERIMDPRLEDQYSIEGAKKFAALAYQCLSHHAKGRPTMRTVVRTLEPLLKLKDIPVGPFVYVVPNEEDKDIPKVNEKVTENDHVVEINQIEELKPKEEEKAEKKEKGHHRQRRSRRHKRRVKPLRSQPVYSDTALYKTLGTNLYSPKEAQ